The genomic DNA AGTGGCAACCATGAAATATACCCAGATTTAATGAATAGGGTGCGGCTAATGACGAGTTCGACAAATCCCGCATCGGACCGTCCCGAAGCCTATTGTCTCTCTTTCTACCCGAAGATTGAATGCCGCCTGACAATGTCTGCACCTCGAGATCCCATTGAGTTTGTACGTCAAGCTATTCCCGAATGTGTTTTCCACACAGAGCGCGACCAACCGTTTACGCTCTGCCTCAGAACTTTGAAAGTATCCAACAACCTCTTTTAACACTGCGATAGCAAGCCCCCCGAATTCTTGCAAAAGATCCAACACCGATTCCTGCTTGAGTAAATCTTCGGCCTTTTCAGATATCAAATGGGTGATAATATCGGGAAGTTGCGATTCATGTGGAGGCAGAGACTGGAAGACACTTCTCACAACCTGAGGGAATTCTTCTTTGTCCCAGTTGCGTTGTAACCAGCTGGCCAAGCGATCTCTTGCCAGATTCTTCAAAGAATCAATACCGAACTTGTCCGCAGCCACATATACGTGAAGATTATTGTATGGGACTTCATCAGTCCCGGCAGCCGAAGGAGCCTTTGTCTCTGGCGTTTCAGTTATATTGATTTCCATAGGCGACCCTTCTCTGATCGCATGGTCAACTATGCCAGTTTCGTTGAGCACTTGGTAGGATGAGCCGCTCCCATCTTGGTCAAAGTCCTGGAGGTACAGGTATGATATCAAGCGCCTGATTGTATGGAAATCATCGTCAGGGAGGTCAACAATTTTATCAGAAGCTTCCTGTTCAAAATTAGAAGAAGAAATCTTGTAGTAGGCAGTTGAACCAACCTGAAAGCCTCCACAAACAGCTGCATCAAAAAAGGGAGACTGAGAACAAACGATGACCTGGTGCACTTTGAACTGGTGGCCCTCGCACTTTATGGTAAAATCAGAGTATTTCCCAGTCCGCAAAATGTCTTTCATTACCAGAGAAATATTTGACGACTCCATCGCTTCTTAGTTCTGCTGGTTTCTTATCAGTCAAGTTCCAATTGAGGGGGAATGTATTCCTTTATGTTTGACCGTCCTCAAAGGTCTGTCGACAAATGCGATGCGTTTATATCCAAGGTGTCATGGCTTGGCTAGGATAACAGAACATCAACTCATATGTTCTACCtagtagctatcgacgagaataatcaacatgagggaagaagaaaagggggGGAAGGAGGAGACACTGCTATCaacaacaaagcaaacaccACTACACGTGATTTGTCAGCACCTGAAACATGATGAGATCTGATAGGTCGGATCAAAGGGATAACG from Aspergillus chevalieri M1 DNA, chromosome 1, nearly complete sequence includes the following:
- a CDS encoding BTB/POZ domain-containing protein (COG:S;~EggNog:ENOG410PT2C;~InterPro:IPR000210,IPR011333;~PFAM:PF00651;~go_function: GO:0005515 - protein binding [Evidence IEA]); this encodes MESSNISLVMKDILRTGKYSDFTIKCEGHQFKVHQVIVCSQSPFFDAAVCGGFQEASDKIVDLPDDDFHTIRRLISYLYLQDFDQDGSGSSYQVLNETGIVDHAIREGSPMEINITETPETKAPSAAGTDEVPYNNLHVYVAADKFGIDSLKNLARDRLASWLQRNWDKEEFPQVVRSVFQSLPPHESQLPDIITHLISEKAEDLLKQESVLDLLQEFGGLAIAVLKEVVGYFQSSEAERKRLVALCVENTFGNSLTYKLNGISRCRHCQAAFNLRVERETIGFGTVRCGICRTRH